The following coding sequences lie in one Prochlorococcus marinus XMU1412 genomic window:
- a CDS encoding alpha/beta hydrolase: MKFNKFLKFKIFFILVISPLFFNVPQAYTAEEIKITYSIFSRTIKVNSLKTFAKEGKSTKQLKRILKATGSPDKEIRKVLNKDFEVPITIASKLVYSEIGNVFLTRLSSIIHPPRATDERTGMLALRASVIQGLNIGNGKINLVNFFEGYPTKTVILDVSALSKVMHKVESISELLNFFTNSPLEKIKTN, from the coding sequence TTAAAATTTAAAATATTTTTTATTTTAGTAATTTCTCCATTATTTTTTAATGTTCCACAAGCTTATACTGCTGAAGAAATTAAAATCACGTATAGCATATTTTCTAGAACAATTAAAGTAAATTCTTTGAAAACTTTTGCTAAAGAAGGTAAATCTACAAAACAATTAAAAAGAATTTTGAAAGCAACTGGGTCTCCCGATAAAGAAATTAGAAAAGTTTTAAACAAAGATTTTGAAGTTCCTATTACCATTGCAAGCAAACTAGTATATTCTGAAATAGGAAATGTTTTTTTAACAAGACTTTCATCTATTATCCACCCACCAAGAGCAACTGATGAAAGAACAGGTATGCTGGCCCTTAGAGCAAGCGTAATTCAGGGACTTAACATAGGAAATGGAAAAATAAATCTAGTAAATTTTTTTGAAGGATATCCAACTAAAACTGTAATTTTAGATGTCAGCGCTTTGAGCAAAGTTATGCATAAAGTAGAATCTATTTCAGAATTATTAAACTTCTTCACCAATTCTCCTTTAGAAAAAATTAAAACAAATTAA